One region of Archocentrus centrarchus isolate MPI-CPG fArcCen1 chromosome 6, fArcCen1, whole genome shotgun sequence genomic DNA includes:
- the LOC115782113 gene encoding protein phosphatase 1 regulatory subunit 15A — MATVVGSQTGSERTAMERFGSGGMALLPWTKQMLTVLWEQLRLLVQVIYYTFVSVFQMFRFEVHVRITDETGQHIQHMTTATNPTESFLFTSLFEGDNGVMVGGSNPLSNFCADVGDPFTGKSTAEALLSSLRADDLCCGLVDDFVSRTAGKEEGIFLGHQSSWKMGFPGDWNFFVSSSEGSGSNDTCHKSSEEVFTQDISKEMVFKQDTSEEEKSSHWSSEEDPNAVEFESEESKALWESLSKSNDPYNPFSFSACISTNTNMGKSKSEVKDCSDTDLMSVSQVSEEMLGLRGLKNWVSRSDSESSWSSWASSDGSSPDIDKEESDMLWDFFSSPEDPYNPMCFTACTISSTTPQTTTVISKHETPKSDTDTEDKEGSILPSPEDDEEELWKSLCQKHDPYHPLNFQACLQSSPKSTLQREEDSDALDVHHTQTSSTKGKKQAKAFQKSRAVKPSLPERQIKYHSHPDTTLVPWKRPGQTPRATSEKKETKADTTQKKVRFSPLVQVHVMRTWPFARQASRKGHWEEMARDRDRFRRRIREAEQVIGQCLTQPHREKIRAYLDSALK, encoded by the exons ATGGCTACGGTTGTTGGCTCCCAGACGGGCTCTGAGCGGACCGCGATGGAAAGGTTTGGCAGCGGAGGGATGGCGCTTTTGCCGTGGACTAAACAGATGCTCACCGTGCTGTGGGAACAGCTTCGGTTGCTGGTTCAAGTCATTTACTACACTTTCGTGTCAG ttttccagATGTTCAGGTTTGAGGTTCACGTGAGAATCACAGACGAGACCGGTCAGCACATCCAGCACATGACTACAGCCACAAACCCAACGGAATCATTCCTGTTCACCTCTTTGTTTGAGGGAGACAACGGAGTCATGGTTGGTGGTTCAAATCCCCTCTCCAACTTCTGTGCTGACGTTGGTGACCCCTTTACTGGGAAATCCACTGCTGAGGCCTTGCTGTCCAGTCTGCGAGCTGACGACCTGTGCTGCGGACTCGTGGACGACTTTGTGTCCAGAACGGCCGGCAAAGAAGAGGGCATCTTTCTAGGACACCAGTCCAGCTGGAAAATGGGCTTCCCAGGCGACTGGAACTTCTTTGTGTCAAGCAGCGAGGGCTCTGGTTCTAACGACACGTGTCATAAAAGCAGCGAGGAAGTCTTCACACAGGATATTTCAAAGGAAATGGTTTTCAAGCAGGACAcatcagaggaggagaagagctCTCACTGGAGTAGTGAGGAAGACCCGAACGCAGTAGAATTTGAGAGTGAGGAAAGTAAGGCGCTTTGGGAATCTCTGTCAAAATCCAACGATCCTTACAAccccttctctttctctgcctgtATTTCAACTAACACAAATATGGGCAAAAGTAAAAGTGAAGTGAAAGACTGTAGCGATACCGACCTCATGTCAGTCAGCCAGGTCAGCGAGGAAATGTTGGGGTTGCGAGGCCTGAAAAACTGGGTCAGTCGCTCTGACAGTGAGAGCAGTTGGAGCAGCTGGGCCAGTTCAGATGGTTCGAGCCCTGACATCGACAAGGAAGAAAGCGACATGCTCTGGGACTTCTTCAGCAGTCCCGAAGACCCTTACAATCCCATGTGTTTCACTGCATGCACAATCAGCAGCACCACTCCCCAAACCACCACTGTTATCTCTAAACACGAAACCCCAAAATCTGACACAGACACCGAGGACAAGGAGGGCAGCATTCTTCCTTCAcctgaagatgatgaagaagaacTGTGGAAATCTCTCTGCCAAAAGCATGACCCTTACCACCCTTTGAACTTCCAGGCCTGCCTCCAGAGCTCCCCAAAATCAACACTCCAGCGAGAAGAAGACTCAGACGCTCTTGATGTTCACCACACACAGACTTCATCcacaaaaggaaagaaacaggCAAAAGCATTCCAGAAATCCAGAGCTGTCAAGCCATCTCTGCCAGAGAGGCAGATAAAATATCACTCGCATCCAGACACAACACTAGTGCCCTGGAAAAGACCTGGACAAACGCCCCGAGCAACTTCAGAGAAGAAGGAAACCAAGGCTGACACCACCCAGAAAAAG GTTCGATTTTCTCCTCTTGTCCAAGTCCATGTCATGCGGACCTGGCCGTTTGCTCGACAGGCGTCTCGGAAAGGACACTGGGAAGAAATGGCACGAGACCGTGACCGCTTCCGGAGGCGGATTCGGGAAGCAGAGCAGGTCATTGGCCAGTGTTTGACCCAGCCCCACAGAGAGAAGATCCGGGCGTACCTGGACAGTGCCttgaaataa
- the rps13 gene encoding small ribosomal subunit protein uS15, with amino-acid sequence MGRMHAPGKGLSQSALPYRRSVPTWLKLTSDDVKEQIFKLAKKGLTPSQIGVILRDSHGVAQVRFVTGNKILRILKSKGLAPDLPEDLYHLIKKAVAVRKHLERNRKDKDAKFRLILIESRIHRLARYYKTKRVLAPNWKYESSTASALVA; translated from the exons ATGGGTCGCATGCACGCTCCCGG TAAGGGCTTGTCCCAGTCAGCTCTGCCTTACAGGCGCAGTGTTCCCACT TGGCTGAAGCTCACATCTGATGATGTCAAAGAGCAGATCTTTAAGCTGGCCAAAAAGGGTCTGACTCCTTCTCAGATTG GTGTGATTCTTAGGGACTCGCACGGTGTTGCCCAAGTACGTTTTGTCACTGGCAACAAAATTCTGAGAATCCTCAAGTCCAAGGGCCTGGCCCCTGACCTGCCTGAGGATCTCTACCACCTCATCAAGAAGGCTGTGGCGGTCAGGAAGCATctggagagaaacagaaag GACAAGGATGCCAAGTTCCGCCTGATCCTCATTGAGAGCAGGATCCACAGACTGGCCCGTTACTACAAGACCAAGAGAGTACTGGCCCCCAACTGGAAGTA TGAGTCCTCTACAGCTTCTGCTCTGGTGGCATAA